A genomic region of Luteibacter aegosomatissinici contains the following coding sequences:
- the htpG gene encoding molecular chaperone HtpG has product MSQETRKFEAEVAQVLHLVTHSLYSHKEIFLRELISNASDACDKLRFEAIADPGLVTEDADLRVQVTWDPEARTISVRDNGIGMTREDVVANIGTIASSGTRRYLEALSGEQKADSRLIGQFGVGFYSAFVVADKVTVITRRAGEPTDAGVRWESDGKGEYTLEETNVSERGTTVVLHLKADEDEFLKGWQLRQLVTKYSDHVAFPIRMPEEKDGKPDPTEWVTVNSASALWARPKSEITDEEYQNFYKALGHDFNDPLAWAHNRVEGSQSFTTLLYVPEQPPFDMMMGGGRDERKGLKLYIKRVFIMDAAEELLPNYLRFVRGVVDADDLPLNVSREILQQNRQLEKIKSSCVKRVLDLLDKISRDEPEKFATFLAGFGNTLKEGIVEDTANRERIAKLLRFASTKGDGDKKNVSLDDYIGRMAVGQDAIWYVTADSYAAAAGSPQIEALKAKGIEVLLMSDRIDEWMLGYLTEFEGKRLRNVAKGEFPLDEADKAKQEAANTAAAPLLERTKGLLGDKVSDVRVSARLTDSPSCLALSDFDLAPHLARLLREAGQDVPDTKPALELNPEHPLVKRLGSETDDTKAADLANLLLEQAEITAGAQLADPAGFVQRMNRVLLG; this is encoded by the coding sequence GTGAGCCAGGAAACCCGCAAATTCGAAGCCGAGGTCGCCCAGGTCCTGCACCTGGTCACCCACTCCCTCTACTCGCACAAGGAAATCTTCCTCCGCGAGCTCATCTCCAACGCCTCCGATGCCTGCGACAAGCTGCGCTTCGAGGCCATCGCCGATCCCGGCCTGGTCACCGAGGACGCCGATCTCCGCGTCCAGGTCACCTGGGACCCGGAGGCCCGCACCATCAGCGTGCGCGACAACGGCATCGGCATGACCCGTGAGGACGTGGTGGCCAACATCGGCACCATCGCCAGCTCCGGTACCCGCCGCTACCTCGAGGCCCTTTCCGGCGAGCAAAAGGCCGATTCGCGCCTGATCGGCCAGTTCGGCGTGGGCTTCTATTCCGCCTTCGTCGTGGCCGACAAGGTCACCGTGATCACCCGCCGTGCCGGCGAGCCCACCGACGCCGGCGTGCGCTGGGAAAGCGATGGCAAGGGCGAGTACACGCTCGAGGAGACCAATGTCAGCGAGCGCGGCACCACGGTGGTGCTGCACCTGAAGGCCGATGAGGATGAGTTCCTCAAGGGCTGGCAGCTGCGCCAGCTGGTCACCAAGTATTCCGATCACGTCGCCTTCCCGATCCGCATGCCGGAAGAGAAGGACGGCAAGCCGGATCCGACCGAATGGGTCACGGTGAATTCCGCCTCGGCGCTGTGGGCTCGCCCGAAGAGCGAGATCACCGACGAGGAATACCAGAACTTCTACAAGGCCCTGGGCCACGACTTCAACGACCCGCTCGCATGGGCGCACAACCGCGTGGAAGGCAGCCAGAGCTTCACCACGCTGCTGTACGTGCCGGAGCAGCCGCCGTTCGACATGATGATGGGCGGCGGTCGCGATGAGCGTAAGGGCCTGAAGCTGTACATCAAGCGCGTCTTTATCATGGACGCCGCGGAAGAACTGCTGCCCAACTACCTGCGCTTCGTGCGTGGCGTGGTGGATGCGGACGACCTGCCGCTGAACGTGAGCCGCGAGATCCTGCAGCAGAACCGCCAGCTGGAGAAGATCAAGAGCTCGTGCGTGAAGCGCGTGCTCGATCTGCTCGACAAGATTTCGCGCGATGAGCCCGAGAAGTTCGCCACGTTCCTTGCGGGCTTCGGCAACACACTGAAGGAAGGCATCGTCGAAGACACGGCCAACCGCGAGCGCATCGCCAAGCTGCTGCGTTTTGCCTCGACCAAGGGCGACGGCGACAAGAAAAACGTATCGCTCGACGATTACATCGGCCGCATGGCCGTGGGCCAGGATGCGATCTGGTACGTCACCGCCGATAGCTACGCGGCCGCCGCTGGCAGCCCGCAGATCGAGGCGCTGAAGGCCAAGGGCATCGAAGTGCTGCTGATGTCCGATCGCATCGACGAGTGGATGCTCGGCTACCTCACCGAGTTCGAAGGCAAGCGCCTGCGCAACGTGGCCAAGGGCGAGTTCCCGCTGGATGAAGCCGACAAGGCGAAGCAGGAAGCGGCTAACACCGCCGCCGCACCCCTTCTCGAACGCACCAAGGGCCTGCTCGGCGACAAGGTGAGCGATGTGCGCGTCTCCGCACGCCTCACCGATTCGCCGTCGTGCCTGGCGCTATCCGATTTCGACCTGGCCCCGCACCTGGCCCGCCTGCTCCGCGAAGCCGGCCAGGACGTACCCGACACGAAGCCGGCACTGGAGCTCAACCCCGAGCACCCGCTGGTAAAGCGCCTGGGCAGCGAAACCGACGACACCAAGGCCGCCGACCTCGCCAACCTGCTACTCGAGCAGGCCGAGATCACCGCCGGCGCACAGCTCGCCGACCCGGCCGGCTTCGTGCAGCGCATGAACCGCGTACTCCTGGGCTAA
- a CDS encoding lysozyme inhibitor LprI family protein, which translates to MMAIRTIAVLVGLLAASATSMAGDAVRRDAPKGITDAFYGCMDQAAGDIVGLGGCTTAEKKVQDARLNKAYSALMAKLDATGQGHLRAAERAWIEFNAKSVDAELDVRNSEKTANIDASINEVYRYAERANTLETLLSVDSD; encoded by the coding sequence ATGATGGCAATCCGGACTATTGCCGTGCTTGTGGGCCTTCTTGCGGCCTCAGCCACGTCTATGGCGGGTGACGCGGTACGGCGAGACGCACCAAAGGGCATTACTGACGCCTTTTACGGCTGCATGGACCAGGCGGCCGGCGATATCGTCGGGCTTGGCGGTTGCACCACGGCGGAGAAGAAGGTCCAGGATGCCCGCTTGAACAAGGCTTATTCGGCATTGATGGCCAAGCTCGATGCAACGGGTCAAGGACACCTTCGCGCGGCGGAACGCGCCTGGATCGAATTCAACGCAAAGTCAGTCGATGCCGAACTCGACGTCCGCAACAGTGAAAAGACGGCAAACATCGACGCGTCTATCAATGAAGTTTATCGCTACGCAGAGAGGGCAAATACGCTCGAGACGCTCCTCTCGGTCGACAGCGATTGA
- a CDS encoding AEC family transporter: MSALLILFVCLALGILCRRYANLPDGIVPGINWWVLNIALPALVLALVPHVTIDPHLWFPVAGMWITFFGSWALFATLGRVFQWTPQRIGCLTLVCGLGNTSFMGYPMMEALHGKEGLSVAVIADQLGCFPLLAAGGIVVASMYSGKGTSGAMIAKRVLTFPPFLCLAVGVIVGVLGGWPAAVDKLLMQIGQTLTPLALFSVGLQFKLHLQKDQVGALVAGLGWKLVLAPLIALGVGLAAGVGGLILTVGVLQAAMAPMISAAILADQHGLEPRLANTVLGAGILLSLATIPLGNLFLPA, encoded by the coding sequence ATGTCCGCGCTCCTTATCCTTTTCGTCTGCCTTGCCCTCGGCATTCTTTGCCGGCGGTATGCGAACCTGCCCGATGGCATCGTCCCCGGCATCAACTGGTGGGTGTTGAACATCGCGCTACCGGCGCTGGTGTTGGCGCTCGTACCGCATGTCACGATCGATCCGCACCTGTGGTTTCCGGTGGCGGGGATGTGGATCACCTTCTTCGGGTCGTGGGCGTTGTTTGCCACATTGGGCCGGGTGTTTCAGTGGACGCCGCAGCGGATCGGCTGCCTGACCCTGGTCTGCGGGCTTGGGAATACCTCGTTCATGGGTTATCCCATGATGGAAGCGCTGCATGGCAAGGAAGGCCTGTCGGTGGCGGTGATCGCTGACCAGCTGGGTTGCTTCCCGTTGCTGGCCGCGGGCGGCATCGTCGTCGCCTCCATGTATTCGGGGAAGGGCACGAGCGGTGCGATGATCGCGAAGCGCGTGCTGACCTTTCCGCCGTTCCTCTGCCTGGCGGTGGGTGTGATCGTCGGGGTGCTCGGTGGTTGGCCTGCGGCGGTGGATAAGCTGCTGATGCAGATCGGCCAGACCCTCACGCCACTGGCGCTGTTTTCCGTGGGCCTGCAATTCAAGCTGCACCTGCAGAAGGACCAGGTGGGCGCCCTGGTCGCGGGCCTTGGCTGGAAGCTGGTGCTGGCGCCCTTGATCGCGCTGGGCGTAGGCCTGGCGGCGGGCGTGGGCGGGTTGATCCTCACGGTGGGCGTACTGCAGGCGGCGATGGCGCCGATGATTTCGGCGGCGATCCTCGCCGATCAGCATGGCCTGGAGCCGCGGCTGGCCAACACCGTGCTCGGGGCGGGCATCCTGCTGTCGCTGGCGACCATCCCCCTGGGGAACCTGTTCCTGCCTGCCTGA
- a CDS encoding RNA-binding S4 domain-containing protein — MTEPSNSPGVRADVWLWAARFFKTRSLAKQAIDGGKVELNGAACKPAKTVHVGDQLRITRGEERLIVEVAGLSEKRGPAPEAQKLYAETEESVAERARMREDRRLTGGALLRPDARPDKRDRRLIQDLKKTL; from the coding sequence ATGACCGAACCATCGAACAGCCCTGGCGTCCGCGCCGACGTGTGGCTATGGGCCGCGCGCTTCTTCAAGACCCGCAGCTTGGCCAAGCAGGCCATTGATGGCGGCAAAGTCGAACTCAACGGCGCCGCGTGCAAACCGGCGAAGACGGTGCATGTGGGCGACCAGCTGCGGATCACCCGCGGCGAGGAGCGCCTGATCGTCGAGGTCGCCGGCCTTTCCGAGAAGCGCGGCCCCGCCCCCGAGGCGCAGAAGCTCTACGCAGAAACCGAGGAAAGCGTCGCCGAACGTGCGCGCATGCGCGAAGACCGCCGCCTCACCGGCGGCGCGCTGCTGCGCCCCGATGCACGCCCCGACAAGCGCGACCGCCGCCTGATCCAGGACCTAAAGAAAACCCTGTAA
- the mutS gene encoding DNA mismatch repair protein MutS, which produces MALAEDIASAAGHTPFMRQYLAAKAEHPDILLFFRMGDFYELFYDDARKAARLLDITLTQRGQSAGAPIPMAGVPYHAVEGYLARLVKLGESVALCEQIGDPATSKGPVKREVVRIVTPGTVTDAALMEERRDNLLLSIAAGPKGYGMAWVDLSTGRFLLTETNSAEGLAAELARLQPAETLVSEDVAWPKLVSTLPGLRKRQPWHFDGDAATRELCRFFKTRDLRGFGVDGLPLSVAAAGCLLGYVEETQKSALPHLTGMAVENAAETIAMDAATRRNLEIDTHQSGNVDNTLLGVLDETVTPMGARLLRRWLNRPLRDRTLLRSRHQAIGALIDARRHGTLREKLRGVGDLERILARVALRSARPRDLSTLRDGLAAAPRLREEIEGVDSPLLHDLVQRIGDHADTAALLARAIIEQPPVLLRDGGVLADGYDDELDELRRLSTNADQFLVDMEEREKATSGIPTLKVGYNRVHGYYIEITKAQAEKAPTHYTRRQTTKNAERYITEELKQFEDKVLSAKERSLMRERALYELLLDKLIEQLPTLKIAASAMAELDVLANLAERAETLDWAQPVLTDVPGIQIERGRHPVVEKVRDEPFEPNDINLDASRRMLMITGPNMGGKSTYMRQNALIVLLAHVGSYVPASAATIGPIDRIFTRIGSGDDLSRGQSTFMVEMSETANILHNATECSLVLMDEVGRGTSTYDGLSLARAAAVHLAATSCAFTLFATHYFELTELAAEYPTIANVHLDAVEYGEQLVFMHTVKDGPANRSFGLQVAALAGLPKAVIADARRYLSALEQGHEVTTAVAAPATPAPQMGLFAPPLPSPVEEALRSVDPDDLSPREALEQLYKLKKMLR; this is translated from the coding sequence ATGGCTTTAGCAGAAGACATCGCCTCGGCGGCGGGGCATACGCCGTTCATGCGCCAGTACCTGGCGGCCAAGGCGGAACACCCGGATATCCTGCTGTTTTTCCGGATGGGCGACTTCTACGAGCTGTTCTACGACGACGCCCGCAAGGCGGCGCGGCTGCTCGATATCACGCTGACCCAGCGCGGCCAGTCGGCCGGTGCGCCCATTCCCATGGCCGGCGTGCCTTACCACGCGGTGGAAGGCTACCTGGCGCGCCTGGTGAAGCTGGGCGAATCGGTCGCGCTGTGCGAGCAAATCGGCGATCCGGCCACCTCCAAGGGGCCGGTGAAGCGCGAAGTCGTGCGCATCGTCACCCCGGGTACGGTGACCGATGCCGCGCTGATGGAAGAGCGCCGCGACAACCTGCTGCTTTCCATTGCTGCCGGCCCCAAGGGCTACGGCATGGCCTGGGTGGATCTCTCCACCGGCCGTTTCCTGCTCACCGAAACCAACAGCGCCGAAGGCCTCGCCGCGGAACTCGCGCGCCTGCAGCCGGCGGAAACGCTCGTCAGCGAAGATGTCGCCTGGCCCAAGCTGGTCAGCACCCTGCCCGGCCTGCGCAAGCGCCAGCCCTGGCACTTCGATGGCGATGCCGCCACGCGCGAGCTGTGCCGCTTCTTCAAGACCCGCGATCTGCGCGGCTTCGGCGTGGATGGCCTGCCGCTGTCCGTCGCCGCCGCTGGTTGCCTGCTCGGTTACGTCGAAGAAACCCAGAAGAGCGCGCTGCCGCACCTCACCGGCATGGCCGTGGAGAACGCGGCCGAGACCATCGCCATGGATGCGGCCACCCGGCGCAACCTGGAGATCGATACGCACCAGAGCGGCAATGTCGATAACACGCTGCTCGGCGTGCTCGATGAAACCGTGACGCCGATGGGCGCCCGCCTGCTCCGCCGCTGGCTCAACCGCCCGCTGCGCGACCGTACGCTGCTGCGTAGCCGCCACCAGGCGATCGGCGCACTGATCGATGCGCGTCGCCACGGCACGCTGCGCGAGAAGCTGCGCGGCGTGGGCGACCTGGAACGCATCCTGGCCCGCGTGGCGCTGCGCTCTGCGCGCCCGCGTGACCTCTCCACGCTGCGCGATGGCCTGGCCGCCGCGCCGCGCCTGCGCGAAGAAATCGAAGGCGTCGACAGCCCGCTGCTGCATGACCTCGTGCAGCGCATCGGCGACCACGCCGATACCGCCGCCCTGCTCGCCCGCGCCATCATCGAACAGCCGCCAGTCCTGCTACGCGATGGCGGCGTGCTGGCCGATGGCTACGACGACGAACTCGACGAACTGCGCCGCCTTTCCACCAATGCCGACCAGTTCCTGGTCGACATGGAAGAACGCGAGAAAGCCACCAGCGGTATCCCGACCCTCAAGGTCGGCTACAACCGCGTGCACGGCTACTACATCGAGATCACCAAGGCGCAGGCCGAGAAGGCGCCCACGCACTACACGCGCCGGCAGACCACCAAGAACGCCGAGCGTTACATCACCGAAGAACTGAAGCAGTTCGAAGACAAGGTGCTTTCGGCGAAGGAACGCTCGCTCATGCGCGAGCGCGCCCTGTACGAACTGCTGCTCGACAAGCTGATCGAGCAACTGCCTACGCTGAAGATCGCCGCCTCGGCCATGGCCGAGCTGGATGTGCTGGCGAACCTTGCCGAACGCGCGGAAACGCTGGACTGGGCGCAGCCGGTGCTCACCGATGTGCCGGGCATTCAGATCGAACGCGGCCGCCACCCGGTGGTGGAGAAGGTGCGCGATGAGCCGTTCGAGCCCAACGATATCAACCTCGATGCATCGCGACGCATGCTGATGATCACCGGCCCGAACATGGGCGGTAAATCGACGTACATGCGCCAGAATGCGCTGATCGTGCTGCTCGCGCATGTAGGCAGCTACGTGCCCGCGTCGGCCGCCACCATCGGCCCCATCGATCGCATCTTCACCCGCATCGGTTCGGGCGATGACCTGTCGCGCGGCCAGTCCACCTTCATGGTGGAGATGAGCGAGACGGCGAACATTCTGCACAACGCCACCGAATGCAGCCTGGTGCTGATGGATGAAGTGGGCCGTGGCACCAGCACGTACGATGGTCTCTCGCTTGCCCGCGCCGCCGCCGTGCACCTGGCCGCCACCAGCTGTGCCTTCACCCTGTTCGCCACGCACTACTTCGAACTCACCGAACTGGCCGCGGAATACCCGACCATCGCGAACGTGCACCTGGACGCCGTGGAATACGGCGAGCAGCTGGTCTTCATGCACACGGTGAAGGATGGCCCGGCCAACCGCAGCTTCGGCTTGCAGGTGGCCGCGCTGGCCGGCTTGCCCAAGGCGGTGATCGCCGACGCGCGCCGTTACCTCTCCGCGCTGGAACAGGGCCACGAAGTCACCACCGCCGTCGCCGCCCCCGCCACGCCGGCGCCGCAGATGGGTCTGTTCGCCCCGCCGCTGCCCTCGCCGGTGGAGGAAGCGCTGCGCTCGGTCGACCCCGACGATCTCAGCCCACGTGAGGCGCTGGAGCAGCTCTACAAGCTGAAGAAAATGCTGCGCTAA
- a CDS encoding lysozyme inhibitor LprI family protein — MFVLKDTKTTRRRSWLIGFTALALAHTVAAAPAPQEANAAYDAADVRLNAAYKKLSQSLDDPGRKALRVEERQWIIGRDTSCKVSAGTVVKNECTTAQTSFRADELEKRPTASMKSNAGSGPASLAGEWAYRTDCNSGHNAEINVQKTSPQVEGTWSDGTRNSGSQGRFKGEWRDGKVFIRFCAEDSADRGYPACPAYGDVAGYMASEGNKLAWYRTSGMPAEGKFDRYVVLGRKPKGGDVPKDTKCKALD; from the coding sequence ATGTTCGTGCTTAAGGATACGAAGACGACGCGTCGCCGCAGCTGGCTAATCGGTTTCACCGCTCTCGCGCTTGCCCACACCGTCGCGGCAGCGCCCGCGCCGCAGGAAGCGAACGCCGCCTACGATGCTGCGGATGTGCGCCTCAACGCCGCGTACAAGAAATTGTCTCAATCGCTCGATGATCCCGGTCGCAAGGCACTGCGCGTTGAAGAGCGACAGTGGATCATCGGGCGCGATACCTCGTGCAAGGTATCCGCTGGCACCGTCGTCAAGAACGAATGCACGACCGCGCAGACCAGCTTTCGCGCCGATGAACTCGAGAAGCGCCCGACGGCCTCCATGAAATCCAATGCCGGCAGCGGTCCAGCTTCACTGGCCGGCGAGTGGGCCTACCGCACCGATTGCAATTCCGGACACAACGCCGAGATCAACGTGCAGAAGACGTCGCCCCAGGTAGAAGGTACGTGGTCCGATGGCACCCGTAACTCCGGTAGCCAGGGCCGATTCAAGGGCGAATGGCGTGATGGCAAGGTGTTTATCCGCTTTTGCGCCGAGGACTCGGCCGATCGCGGCTACCCTGCCTGCCCGGCCTACGGCGATGTCGCCGGCTATATGGCCAGCGAAGGCAACAAGCTCGCCTGGTACCGCACGTCCGGTATGCCGGCCGAAGGCAAGTTCGACAGGTACGTTGTCCTTGGCCGCAAGCCGAAGGGTGGTGATGTTCCCAAGGATACGAAGTGCAAAGCGCTGGATTGA
- a CDS encoding lysozyme inhibitor LprI family protein, whose protein sequence is MIRFVFVMVAIVGSLFSASAYATGGDTATDDAKPFRPAYYACVKASGGVTAALNDCIGTEHDFQDKRLNVAYQKLRKSMADAQRTALRDEERAWIASRDKACAPDQAGGTGAMLDSNQCDLRETAQRAAVLEARLTP, encoded by the coding sequence GTGATCAGGTTTGTCTTTGTAATGGTGGCAATCGTTGGCTCATTGTTTTCGGCCAGCGCCTATGCCACAGGTGGTGACACCGCCACCGATGACGCTAAGCCTTTTCGCCCGGCATACTACGCTTGTGTAAAGGCTTCTGGGGGCGTTACGGCTGCCCTGAACGACTGTATCGGCACAGAACACGATTTTCAGGACAAGCGGCTGAACGTGGCATACCAAAAACTGCGAAAGTCCATGGCTGATGCGCAGCGGACGGCATTGCGGGATGAGGAACGCGCCTGGATCGCGAGCCGAGACAAGGCGTGCGCACCTGACCAGGCTGGCGGCACGGGCGCGATGCTCGATTCGAACCAGTGCGATCTGCGTGAAACGGCGCAACGTGCGGCCGTGCTCGAGGCTCGCCTCACCCCGTAA
- a CDS encoding XVIPCD domain-containing protein — protein MSDVDAKQGRTTDQQSHNFAGALANAAHAQGLSRIDHVMLSEDGSRAYAVQGDLTSPFKQIAQVDTAQPVKQPLERSGANWQ, from the coding sequence GTGAGCGACGTAGATGCCAAGCAGGGCCGCACCACCGACCAGCAAAGCCACAACTTTGCTGGCGCGCTAGCCAATGCCGCGCATGCCCAAGGCCTCTCGCGGATCGACCACGTGATGCTGAGTGAGGATGGCTCACGCGCCTACGCCGTGCAGGGCGACCTGACTTCACCCTTCAAGCAGATCGCCCAGGTCGACACCGCCCAGCCCGTGAAACAGCCGCTCGAGCGGAGCGGGGCGAACTGGCAGTAG
- a CDS encoding XVIPCD domain-containing protein, which translates to MNERTNEYAHLASASYDERLQVGKEVIAGGKKFEVIDSAKSLFTGFSATTFRERESNNVVIAFRGTDDPLDGAVDGIMVSHRIDLQAIESERYTEATLKKALPRGSHVDAHDAITVTGHSLGGGLAQLNAEKFGLRGETFNAYGIVGLRGHDQSGGDQMINHVRATDLVSASSEHFGQVRIYATSSDIAALKAAGYGTAGHHGLGDIYRAGDVSAHYMENFDDKPGNPTVVNAVTAHRYEDNKALVDAFRHDVLTRRTTLTSDLDQPTLIGVRAMRGPAEAVVTTIAGQTLYTAAQAEQGVRMANHAGHDVINAARGVANQVSERFSDPHIVHGLGTATYGASLPTPHANDADLRHFDHPGHALYEQAHKGVSAVDAKLGRSPDGNSEKLAASITIAAARDGLQRIDHVILNGDGSKAFGVQGELNSPFKQIVQVDTAQAIKTPLEQSSQQWHGAVAAHQQEVAQQAARNQDQAQTQVQTQAAIRPHGP; encoded by the coding sequence ATGAACGAACGAACCAACGAATACGCACACCTCGCCTCCGCCTCTTACGACGAGCGCCTGCAGGTCGGAAAGGAGGTGATAGCGGGAGGCAAGAAATTCGAAGTCATTGACTCCGCCAAGAGCCTCTTCACGGGGTTCTCAGCGACAACCTTCCGAGAGAGAGAAAGCAACAACGTGGTGATCGCATTCCGCGGAACTGACGATCCGCTCGATGGCGCGGTCGACGGAATCATGGTCAGCCACCGAATCGACCTTCAGGCCATCGAATCTGAACGTTACACGGAAGCAACGCTCAAGAAGGCTCTTCCGCGCGGAAGTCATGTCGACGCCCACGATGCGATAACCGTCACCGGCCATTCCCTAGGCGGTGGCCTGGCTCAGCTGAACGCCGAGAAATTTGGCCTGCGCGGTGAAACGTTCAATGCATACGGCATTGTGGGCCTCCGTGGTCACGATCAATCCGGCGGCGACCAGATGATCAATCATGTTCGCGCGACGGATCTTGTCAGTGCGTCAAGTGAGCACTTCGGGCAAGTTCGCATCTACGCGACATCGTCAGATATCGCCGCCCTTAAAGCCGCAGGCTATGGCACGGCCGGACACCACGGCCTCGGAGATATCTACCGCGCCGGGGATGTCAGCGCGCACTATATGGAAAATTTCGACGACAAGCCGGGGAACCCGACTGTCGTTAATGCGGTGACGGCGCATCGGTACGAGGACAACAAGGCCCTCGTTGATGCCTTCCGCCACGACGTTCTGACACGCCGGACCACCCTGACGTCTGACCTCGATCAGCCAACCCTTATCGGCGTTCGCGCTATGCGCGGTCCGGCTGAGGCCGTCGTTACAACGATAGCGGGACAGACTTTGTACACAGCCGCGCAGGCCGAACAGGGTGTACGGATGGCGAACCATGCGGGGCATGACGTGATTAATGCGGCGCGCGGAGTCGCAAACCAAGTTTCCGAGCGCTTTTCCGACCCTCACATCGTCCACGGTCTGGGCACGGCGACGTATGGCGCATCCCTTCCCACGCCTCACGCGAACGATGCGGACTTGCGCCATTTCGACCACCCCGGGCACGCCCTCTATGAGCAGGCCCACAAGGGGGTATCGGCTGTTGATGCGAAGCTCGGCCGGTCGCCCGATGGCAATAGCGAAAAGCTCGCCGCCTCGATCACCATCGCCGCAGCCCGCGACGGTCTCCAGCGAATCGACCACGTCATCCTCAACGGCGACGGTAGCAAGGCCTTCGGTGTGCAGGGCGAGCTGAATTCGCCGTTCAAGCAGATCGTGCAGGTGGATACCGCGCAGGCCATCAAGACGCCGCTTGAGCAGTCGTCGCAGCAATGGCATGGCGCTGTCGCGGCACACCAGCAAGAGGTGGCGCAGCAGGCGGCGAGGAACCAGGATCAGGCCCAAACGCAGGTTCAGACACAAGCGGCCATTCGTCCTCACGGGCCCTGA